The Episyrphus balteatus chromosome 4, idEpiBalt1.1, whole genome shotgun sequence genome includes a window with the following:
- the LOC129918353 gene encoding phosducin-like protein: MATLEDKLMGEKLEYYCSSSEGEDNDDDCDDSGEKQSKSGGASLSQAPPAPPTLSQNMTHRAATNTGPKGVVQDWQIYKQLEAQKREENEKQRLELMKKLSMSAATSAEDEARKREEELEAEMAELMSEDFLQQFQKKRMAEMMQQCGHLQKFGKVFHLTSHEEFLNAVEKENKHITIIIHIYDRSLSACATLNKCLDTLAQDYQIIKFAKICSSVAGMSRDFRAKGLPALLVYKANNLIGNFVRITDDLSDDFFPSDLESFLVENGMIVDKNLYN, translated from the coding sequence ATGGCTACTTTAGAAGATAAATTAATGGGTGAAAAACTCGAATACTATTGCAGTAGTAGCGAAGGTGAAGATAATGACGACGATTGCGATGATTCTGGCGAAAAACAATCCAAAAGCGGTGGTGCTTCATTATCCCAAGCACCACCTGCACCACCAACACTCTCACAAAATATGACCCATCGAGCTGCAACAAATACTGGCCCAAAAGGTGTTGTCCAAGATTGGCAAATCTACAAACAATTAGAAGCTCAAAAAcgtgaagaaaatgaaaaacaacGTCTCGAATTGATGAAGAAATTAAGCATGTCGGCAGCAACTTCAGCTGAAGATGAAGCTCGTAAAAGAGAAGAAGAATTAGAAGCTGAAATGGCTGAATTGATGAGTGAGGATTTCCTTCAGCAATTCCAAAAGAAACGAATGGCTGAAATGATGCAACAATGTGGTCATTTGCAAAAATTCGGCAAAGTTTTCCATTTAACGTCTCACGAAGAGTTTTTAAATGCTGTCGAAAAGGAGAACAAACATATTACGATTATTATACACATTTACGATCGTTCATTGTCGGCTTGTGCCACTTTAAACAAATGCCTTGATACTTTAGCCCAAGACTATCAAATAATTAAGTTTGCAAAGATTTGCAGTTCGGTGGCTGGAATGAGTCGTGATTTTAGGGCTAAAGGATTGCCTGCTTTACTCGTCTATAAGGCaaataatttaattggaaattttGTTCGAATTACAGATGATTTGAGCGATGATTTCTTTCCGTCCGATTTGGAGAGTTTTTTGGTGGAGAATGGAATGATTGTTGATAAGAATTTGTATAATTGA
- the LOC129919698 gene encoding uncharacterized protein LOC129919698: protein MSTSSKSGLVPTPQRRIPRKKPVKPENLLPTKYVVKPITLTLRPFGGLYNPYAKGCSVLCNHPAPSAVRKYINQLKNNLVTDNKTSSQNRDQLFESETDNIPEDLFRRYTDTDSRPLTPSPTVTSVRTRNSTGSFLNNRRCITPELRKNEISKRKKIILDLRRSHSQETLYWKPTSEISQSALTEADIEEKRVVTEKKVKKQKSDDIRPKTPATIPEEFQEDCKKPPISCINEHDIADDDARRGKKRKKIKPQPATTTFHLSEDPETQVATLGPDSLNPSTRPSLIPNAANLLPSKEKRESEPVLLKGSFLTDEAFEALKTELDVDTIENTFDRYLNRAMREAYKYVPVKAKENKPKPIYECEKLYFETRSKMPRKFSKSATRFDVPLDMKTLEEMSVFEYLSKYVWVSRQRKQLYKKVFLKHLVQVEEPEETEENEGPIQVEYVERKMSAKNITEALTEVLDFYGTEKNIKEILRLIEVKEDQELNFRSWCGIVSFSERLALDDVTGTDSSDELEKADFTSMQKRLDAYDVPEKLKEVFDVIRRGHF, encoded by the exons atgagtacATCAAGTAAAAGTGGATTAGTTCCAACACCTCAAAGACGTATTCCAAGAAAGAAg CCAGTAAAACCGGAAAATCTTTTGCCAACTAAATATGTAGTCAAGCCAATAACATTAACTCTACGGCCATTTGGAGGATTGTATAATCCATATGCAAAAGGATGTTCAGTTCTGTGCAATCATCCAGCACCAAGTGCAGTTCGAAAATATATaaatcaattgaaaaataattta GTAACTGACAATAAAACTTCCTCCCAAAATCGAGATCAGTTATTTGAATCGGAAACTGATAATATTCCAGAAGATTTATTCCGACGTTATACTGATACTGATTCGAGACCTTTAACACCATCACCAACTGTTACGAGTGTTCGAACGAGAAATAGCACTGGTTCATTTCTGAACAATAGACGTTGTATAACACCTGAGTTGAGGAAAAATGAGATAAGCAAGAGAAAGAAGATTATTCTTGATTTAAG ACGAAGCCACAGTCAAGAGACTTTGTATTGGAAACCAACATCAGAGATATCACAAAGTGCTCTAACAGAAGCTGATATCGAAGAAAAACGAGTGGTAACtgagaaaaaagttaagaaacaaaaatctgaTGATATAAGACCTAAA ACTCCAGCAACAATTCCAGAAGAATTTCAAGAAGATTGCAAGAAGCCACCAATTTCATGCATCAACGAGCACGATATAGCCGATGATGATGCTCGTCGTGgcaaaaagagaaagaagatcaAACCACAACCGG CAACCACAACATTCCATCTAAGTGAAGATCCTGAAACTCAAGTAGCTACTTTGGGTCCAGATTCATTGAATCCAAGTACTCGTCCATCGCTCATCCCGAATGCAGCAAATTTATTACCAAGCAAAGAAAAACGAGAAAGTGAGCCAGTTTTGCTCAAAGGTAGTTTTCTAACCGATGAAGCATTTGAAGCTCTTAAAACAGAACTTGATGTTGATACAATTGAGAATACTTTTGATAGATAT CTTAACCGAGCGATGCGTGAGGCATATAAATATGTTCCAGTTAAAGCTAAGGAAAATAAACCAAAACCTATTTATGAATGTGAAAAGTTGTACTTTGAAACTCGTTCGAAAATgccaagaaaattttcaaaatctgcAACTAGGTTTGATGTTCCTTTAGATATGAAGACTTTGGAAG AAATGTCAGTTTTTGAGTACTTGAGTAAATATGTTTGGGTATCAAGACAACGAAAACAACTTTATAAAAAAGTGTTTCTCAAACATTTGGTTCAAGTTGAAGAACCTGAAGAGACAGAAGAAAATGAAGGCCCAATTCAAGTTGAATATGTTGAAAGAAAGATGTCTGCAAAAAACATTACCGAAGCTTTGACAGaggttttggatttttatggaactgaaaaaaatattaaagaaattttaagaCTAATTGAGGTGAAAGAAGATCAAGAACTAAATTTTAGGTCATGGTGTGGTATAGTATCGTTTAGTGAACGTTTAGCTTTAGATGATGTCACGGGAACTGATTCAAGTGATGAG CTCGAAAAAGCAGATTTCACAAGTATGCAAAAGCGACTCGATGCATATGATGTTCccgaaaaattaaaagaagtttttgaCGTAATTCGTAGAGGgcatttttga
- the LOC129919483 gene encoding cytosol aminopeptidase-like, translating to MLQRLIKPVQNSNFSRFSNKLWLSKPRSKVRYSTKSEEARAPVKGLVLGLYEKEGEKPPKLTPIAEKFDDKTHGKIMELIQETNISGVLGKGKVFQKVDPEFHSIAVIGLGQEGAEYDSTEVIEEGMENARVCAGIGARELQLLGCTEVHVDAMEYPEQAAEGAAIATFRYQDNKQKSKRMITPQLCLFESPDIDAWTRGLFKAEAQNLARKLTDSPANLMTPTAFAQAAVDALCPCGVTVEVRTINWIEANHLNSFLMVAKGSCEPPVFLEISYCGTSPEDKPVMIVGKGITFDSGGLSLRDKPMNHYRSSMAGAAVVVAAIRAAAALSLPVNIAAIIPLCENMPSGLCCKPGDVITCLNDKTLAIEECDRIGVIAMADPLIYGQNTHKPRLVLDVGNMAGGVKSAFAGAACGVFSNSNEIWEGFKKAGILTGDRMWRMPLWNYYKKLVAQHTAFDISNKGWGPASSCIAAAVLHQFVPCIDWAHLDITGVGMLAEEGCVPYLLPHRMTGRPTRTLIQFLYQIACPEESKHNPQ from the exons ATGTTGCAACGTCTAATAAAACccgttcaaaattcaaatttttcgcgtttttcaaacaaattatgGCTTTCAAAACCAAGATCCAAGGTTCGATACTCGACTAAGTCTGAAGAAGCAAGAGCTCCTGTG aaaGGTTTAGTGCTAGGATTGTATGAAAAAGAAGGTGAAAAGCCTCCAAAGCTGACTCCCATTGCCGAGAAGTTCGATGATAAGACACATGGCAAGATAATGGAATTGATTCAGGA AACAAATATCAGCGGAGTTCTGGGGAAAGGCAAAGTATTCCAAAAAGTCGATCCTGAATTTCATTCAATAGCTGTTATTGGACTTGGTCAGGAGGGTGCTGAATATGACAGTACTGAAGTCATCGAAGAAGGTATGGAAAATGCTAGAGTTTGCGCTGGAATAGGTGCTAGAGAGCTTCAGCTCCTTGGTTGTACTGAAGTTCATGTTGATGCTATGGAATACCCCGAGCAAGCAGCCGAAGGTGCTGCTATTGCAACATTTCGCTACCAAGACAATAAACAGAAAAGCAAGCGAATGATAACACCACAGTTGTGTCTATTCGAATCACCTGATATTGATGCATGGACACGAGGCCTGTTCAAAGCTGAAGCTCAGAATTTAGCACGCAAGCTTACTGATAGCCCAGCAAATTTAATGACACCAACTGCATTTGCTCAGGCAGCAGTCGATGCTCTTTGTCCTTGTGGAGTTACTGTCGAAGTAAGGACTATCAATTGGATCGAAGCAAATCACTTGAATTCGTTTCTAATGGTTGCTAAGGGCTCATGTGAACCTCCAGTGTTCCTTGAAATCAGCTATTGTGGTACTTCACCCGAAGATAAGCCAGTTATGATAGTTGGCAAGGGAATTACTTTCGATAG tgGTGGCCTTTCATTACGAGACAAGCCAATGAATCATTATAGATCCTCAATGGCTGGAGCAGCTGTAGTTGTCGCTGCAATTCGTGCAGCTGCAGCTTTATCACTGCCAGTCAATATTGCAGCTATCATTCCACTTTGTGAAAATATGCCTTCTGGATTGTGCTGCAAACCAGGAGATGTCATAACTTGTCTTAATGACAAGACGCTAGCAATTGAG GAATGTGACAGAATTGGAGTTATTGCTATGGCTGACCCTTTGATCTATGGACAAAACACTCATAAGCCCCGTTTAGTTTTGGATGTGGGCAACATGGCAGGTGGAGTGAAAAGTGCCTTTGCTGGAGCAGCTTGTGGGGTATTTTCGAATTCGAATGAAATCTGGGAGGGTTTTAAGAAGGCTGGCATTTTGACTGGAGATCGAATGTGGAGAATGCCATTATGGAACTATTACAAGAAATTGGTAGCAC AACATACCGCCTTCGATATAAGCAACAAGGGTTGGGGACCAGCTTCATCTTGCATTGCTGCAGCTGTTTTACat CAATTTGTACCATGTATCGATTGGGCACATTTGGATATTACCGGAGTTGGAATGTTGGCTGAAGAAGGATGTGTTCCTTACTTATTACCCCATCGTATGACAGGACGTCCAACACGTACGTTGATTCAGTTCTTGTATCAAATTGCATGTCCTGAAGAAAGCAAACACAATCCTcagtga